In Caldisericota bacterium, the genomic window GTCACGATGAGCTTTCTTCAGGAGAATTACATGGATAAGCACCAGGCTATAAACAATACAGCGAAGGCATTGACGGAAAACGGTCTGAGTTTTGTTGCCGCAAAGAATTTACACAGGTAAGCGGGATTTAAAATAAAAAAAAAGGGGGGGTAATGTTATTTGGAAGGTTGCTACAAGTTGACTTATCTAACAAAAGCTTTAATGAGATAAGGATAGAGGAAGATGTTATAAAAAAATTTCTTGGGGCAAAAGGGCTTGGAGCGTATCTTCTGTATACAATGCTACAGCCACACACAGATCCATTATCTCCTGCCAATCTTTTAATGTTTCTTAACGGTCCTCTTACAGGGACTCCATTTCCTACATCTGGCAGAACTACAGTAGTTACCAAATCACCGCTTACAGGACTTTTTTTAGATTGTCACGCTGGAGGTTTTTTTGGACCAGAGCTAAAAAGGGCGGGTTTTGATGGCATTATATTAAAAGGCCGCAGTGAAAAACCGGTGTATCTATGGATAAACGACGACAATGTAGAATTTAGAGATGCAGAGGAAATGTGGGGATTAACTGTCAGCGAAACAATCGATGAGATAAGAGGGGAAACGGATAACAAAACCCATATTGCTTCAATTGGTCCAGCAGGAGAAAATTTAGTCAAGATTGCATCAATTGCAATAGACAAAGACAGTGATCCCTGGAGGGCAGGCATAGCGGCAAGAGGGGGTCCGGGCGCAGTTATGGGCAGCAAGAATTTAAAAGCGATAGCCGTAAAGGGCTCCAGGAAAATTGATGTTTATGATGAAGATAAATTTAAAGAGATTTCTGCCGAGATGACAAAAAGGATTACAGAGAATACATTTGTTCACACAAGAAGAGTATTAGGGACATCATACTGGATAGACCCGATGAATCGGATGGGCATTCTGCCAACTCGTAATTTCCAAGCGGGATACATAGAGAACGGATACGGCATATCAGGTTCAAATTTGAGGTATTATGTGAAACGTGATGTAAGCTGTTATAATTGCCCGATTATATGCGGAAAGGTTGTTGAAATTGATGAAAAGGCAGTAAAAGTTGAGTATGAAGATATTGCCCTGCTTGGCAGCGATAATGGAATAAAAGATATTCTAGATGTTTCAAAAGCACTTATTCTTTGTAATGAACTTGGGTTAGACGCTATCTCTACCGGCGGGATTGTTGCATTCGGAATGGAGTGTAAAGGAAAAGGCATACTGGCTGATGCTCCTAAATTTGGTGATGCTGAAGGGCAGCGAAAGCTGATAAAGGATATTGCGTATAGAAACGGGATAGGAGATCTCCTTGCCGATGGGACAAGGAAAGCCGCTGAAAAGATCGGGCAGAACAGCGAAAAGTTTGCTATTCATGTAAAAGGAATGGAACTTCCCGGCTATGAACCGAGAAGCTCATGGGGAATGGCAATTGCCTATGCAACTTCTGATAGAGGTGGATGTCATCAAAGGGCATGGACAGTGCGCCCGGAAATTGACGGAATCTTAAAAAGATTTTCGATCCAGGGAGTTGCACAGTTTGTAAAAGATGTACAGGATGAAAGAGCCGCTGCATTTTCAATTATTTTATGTGATTTTGCTCCCCTTGGCGTCGAAGATTGTTTGGCGGGTTTAAAGTACAGCATAGGAATTGACCTTACTGAGGAAGAATACATAGAGATAGGTGAGAGAATCTGGAATTTGACAAGATTATTTAATATAAGAGAAGCCGATGTCTCAAGAAAAGACGACACACTACCTCCGCGAATGTTTGAAGAATCTTTACCGATGCCTCCTAATGGAGAGAAAAGAATTTCTTTGTTAAGAGATGCTTTTGATACAATGCTTACGGAGTATTATTTTATCAGGGGGTGGAATGAGAATGGCATACCAACTCAGGAAAAACTCGACGAATTAGGATTAAACAAAATTTAGAGGTGAGAAAAATGAAGTGCAAAATAGGCATCATAGGATTGGGAAATGTAGGGTTGGGGTTAGTGAGGATATTACACAATAAGCGAAAAGAACTAAAGGGAAAGTATGGATTTAATTTTGAGATTACCGCAATTTCAGATCTCGTAAAAGGGTCTGTATATGATGAAAGTGGTTTGGATTTAGCAACTGTTTTAGACCTTATTGGGAAGGAAGGAAATTTGAAAAACTATCCTTCTGGAATAAGAAATTTAAATAGTATGAGGACGATCAGGAAAACTAACACAAATCTTATCGTTGAAGCTACACTAACAAACACAAGAACAGGAGAACCGGGATTAACACACATAAAAACAGCTCTCTCTAACAAAAAAAATGTGGTTACAACAAATAAAGGGCCAATTGCTCTTCATTATCAGGAGCTAAAAAAATTGGCTGATGAAAATGAAGTGTATTTGAGATTTGAGGGGACTGTTTTAAGTGGAACTCCTGCGCTGAACTTAGTTTTAGAATCTTTAGCAGGGTGCGATGTTTCAAGAATCCAGGGTATAGTAAACGGGACCACCAATTTTATACTAACAAAAATGGAAGAAGGAAAGAGATATGAAGTCGCATTAGTTGAAGCGCAAAAATTGGGATATGCTGAAACGGATCCTACTGCTGATGTTGAAGGATGGGATGCAGCAGTAAAAACTGTTATAATGGCTGATGTTGTTATGGGAGAAAATATAAACGTGCGGGACGTTGAGAGAGTAGGAATAACTGGTATAACACTTAGCGATGTTAAAAAAGCGAAAGAAAACAATCGCAGGATAAAGCTCATCGCTGAAGTTGAAAAAAAGAATTACATTGTAAACGCAAAAGTATTACCAAGAGAAGTGCCCCTCACGCACCCTCTTGCAAATGTTATGGGAGCAATAAATGCTCTTACATTTACAACAGATCACCTGGGAGATGTTACCATAATAGGGCCCGGGGCAGGAAGGATAGAAACAGGACAAGCGTTGTTAACTGACATCCTTGCACTTAATAGGATACTTCATAAATATTAGATATAAAGAGCGGCACACATCATACTATTAATTAAATACGACGAGTACCGCTCTTAAAAGGTACTGCCTTGTTTTGTTATTATTTTAATAATTTTTGAATAATTTTTAATAAGAGATTTTATTCTTATTCACTTTAATTTGCTTGAGTGTTTTTCATATGCGTGAATAGATTTTGACAAATTTCTTATTTCTGTTATTCTCAAATGTAGTATTTTTTATCAGCATATGCCCATAACGACAAGAGAGGAGGTATTTATGGATAAAAACGCAATTATTTTTTGCGAGGGATTTTTCGGAGAGCTTGACGGAAAAACAGCAAACGGCCTTGTGAGATACTCTGGCACATACAAAATAGTAGGAGTGATAGACAGCACAAAAGAAGGTGCGGATGCAGGAGAATACCTTGACGGCAAGAAAAATGGAATCCTGATTTATAAAAGCATTGAAGACGCAATATCAAAGATAAAAGAACCTGTTAATTATTTTATCTATGGCATTGCTCCTGGTAATGCGAGACTTCCAAAAGAGCACCGAGGAATTATTTTAGATGCTATAAGACACCATTTGAATATTGTAAGCGGATTGATGGATTTCTTTACCGAAGATAGAGCTATGATGAAAGAGGCCAGGGCTTACGGTGTAAAAATCTTTGATATCAGAAAGCCACCAACAAAGAGAAAAATGCATCTTTTTACCGGGAAAATTTTTGATGTAAAAACCCCAATAGTTGCTGTTTTAGGGACGGATACGGCTATTGGGAAAAGGACTACTGCGATTTATTTGAAAGAGGAACTGAAAGCAAGAGGAATAAACGCTGTTTTTATTACGACAGGGCAAACAGGTATTGTTCAGGGAGCAAAGTATGGTAGAGCATTGGATGCGATACCGGGGGAGTTTATAATAGGAGAAGTAGAGCATGCCGTCGTCCAGGCTTATGAAAATGAACACCCGGATATTATATTAGTTGAGGGGCAAAGTTCTCTTTCTCATCCTGCCTTTCTCAGTTCTTTTGCAATTTTAAAAGGAGCTTGTCCTAAGGCAATTATTCTGCAGCATGCGCCGAAAAGGAAAGTATACTGTGATTATCCATTTTTGTCTATCCCGGATCTTCAAAAAGAAATTAATCTCATTAAAAAGCTTTCTAAAGCAGGCGTTATAGCTATTACGCTGAACCACGAAAAGATGACAGACGAAGAGATGGATAGGGCAGTGAAAAACTATGAAGCAAAGTACCAGTTGCCTACTGCAGATGTTTTAAAACACGGAGGAGATAAAATTATAAAAGCAATTGTGGATACATTTCCCTCACTATCTGCTAAATTGTAAAATCTAAGTTTTTTCTTGTTATAAATTAAGAAAGGATTTCGCAGCCTCCCGTGTAGGGAGGCTGCTTCTTATAAAGTATCTCACTAATTTTACATCCTACAATTTTTTAAAGTCAAGAAAATTTTTTAAAGCAGAAAGTAAAAACTCTACCGGAATTAAGCAGGAGAGTTCAAATGTAGAAAAGTAAATCTTATCCTCTTTTATGTTTTATCAATTTGTACAAATTTAATTAATATTCCATTCAGGCACTTGACAGGATAAATATTCCTCATATAATTAGCCAAGACTAACATTATTAGGTTATCCTAACAGGAGGAAGAAATGTACGAGGTAATACTTGCTTTGGCAAAAAGAGAAGGAGTTATAAGTTTGAAAAAACTTGTGAGAAAAGCAGGAATTTCAAGAAATGAGACAATAAAGGCTTTAAATTTCTGGTCTTCTAAGGGAAAACTCTCCTATGTTTCTGAATTAAAATTTAATTCTAATTCTTGCGTATCCTGTATTCTTAGAAATACTTGTAAATTTAAGGAGGTGAAAAAATGGAATACGCATTAAGTGAAAGTCTTGAGGATTATCTCCTGGGGATTTTTGTTGTTAGTAAACAAAATAAAGTAGTAAGGTTAAAAGACATTGCAAAGGAGAGGCAAGTAAAGCTTCCCTCTGTTGTAAATGCTTTGAAAGAATTGTCAGAAAAAGGATTAATCTCTCATGAGAAGTATAGCTATGTAACTTTCACGGATAAAGGATTAAACGAAGCAAAAAAACTCTATGACAGACATAAGACAGTTTTTAAATTCCTACATCAAATACTTGGAGTTAACGAAATAATTGCAGAAAAAGATGCGCACAAAATGGAGCATGATTTAACATCGAGTACACTTGGTCTTCTAACAAAATTTACAGAATTTATGGAAATGTCCTCAAAAATGGGTGAATCTCGTTTCCCTGAACAGTTTAAGTATTTCATGGAAACCGGGAAATTCCCAGAGATTAAGTATAAAGAAGGAGAAGTTATGAAAAAGATAAAAGAAAAACCTTTAAGCGAATTAAAGAAGGGGGAAGGTGGAAAAATTGTGAGGATCAAAAGCGGTATAGGATCCTTAAAGAGCAGACTTCTTGATATGGGAGCAGTTCCTGGAACTGTTGTGAGGATCAAAAAGGTTGCTCCACTTGGAGACCCGATTGATATTTTAATTCTTGGTTACCATCTTTCTTTAAGGAAGGAAGAAGCAGAAAAGATCATTGTGCAGGAGATATGATGCCTTTACTTTTTGGAAAGTCAGGCGAAGAATTTGAAGTAACAACAATTCAAGGAGGAAGAGGTTTTTTAAAGAAACTTATGGAAATGGGAATATATCCCGGGATAAAGGTAAGAATTATTTTAAACGTTGGGAATGGACCTATAATTATAGGCCTTCACGACACAAGGATTGCTCTGGGAAAAGGAATGGCAGCAAAAATAATTGTAAGGAAATTACATTAAAAATTTCAAATTTGAAAGGAGAGTTTTATGACAAATGCATTAATTGCAAAAGGTAAAACTATAAATGTTGCTTTGGCCGGTAACCCAAATGCAGGGAAATCCACTATCTTTAATGCGTTGACTGGTGGTCGTGCTCATGTAGGAAACTGGCCAGGCGTAACGGTTGAAAAAAAAGAAGGAAGATTTAAATACAAGGAGTATGAATTCCTTGTGACAGATCTACCTGGAACTTACAGTTTAACTGCCTATTCAATTGATGAGAGAATTGCAAGAGACTATGTGATAAAAGAAAAGCTGGATGTCGTTGTTTCTGTAACCGACTCCACAAATCTTGAAAGAAATCTCTACTTGCTTGTCTCTTTTCTTGAACTTGGTGTAAATTCTGTTCTTGACTTGAATATGGCAGATATTCTTGAACAGAGAAAAGTCAGAGTGAACACTAAAAAAATGGAAGAATTGCTTGAGATACCTGTGGTAATGACCTCTGCGACAAAAAAAGCTGGGCTTAATGAACTCAAAGAAATGATAATCAGATCTAGAAACAGAAAAATACAACCACTAAGAATTGATTACGGGAAAGAGATTGAAGGAGCAATAAAAAGAGTTAAAGAGTCCCTTTCGGGTATAAATTCTCCTTATCCAACAAGATTTCTCTCCATAAAACTTCTTGAAGGAGATATAGAAATAATTAAAGAAGTTAGAGAACTTGGATATGAAAGGTCTGTAGAGGTTGCAATGCACGAAGGATCGAGACTTGAAATAGGATTTGGTTATGATCTTGAAACAGAAATAATCGAGAGAAGATATGGGTTTATAGAGAGCATTATTCGTCAATGTGTAAGGAGAGTTCCTACAATTGAAGAAAAGCTTACAGTTTCAGATAAAATAGACGGAATTGTTACGAACAAATGGTTAGGTATTCCAATTTTTGCATTTTTATTATGGGCTACATTCCAATTAACTTTTACTGTTGGAGGAATTTTTGCTGATTTTATAGATACTTTTTTTGGGTGGCTAGCTGAATCTTCAGCAATTTGGCTTGCATCAATTGATGCGCCTGGATGGTTATCTTCGCTTGTTGGCGACGGTATTATAAGTGGAGTTGGTGCTGTTTTCGTTTTTTTGCCAACTATTCTAATTCTTTTTGCTTTTCTATCTTTTCTTGAAGATGTTGGTTATATGTCACGAGCAGCATTTGTTATGGATAAGGCAATGCATGCAATTGGTCTTCCTGGGAAATCTTTTATTCCTATGATTCTTGGTTTTGGTTGTAATGTTCCTGCAATTATGTCAGCGAGAACAATCTCCTCTGAGAAAGACAGGCTTTTAACAATCTTAATAAATCCTTTTATATCTTGCTCTGCGAGATTGCCTGTTTATGTGATGTTTACTGGTATTTTCTTTAAGACAAATCAAGGAATCGTAGTATTTTCATTATATATACTTGGAATAGTTGTTGCAGTGTTCTCTGCTAAATTATTTAAGTCAACAATACCAAAACTTAAAGGTCCTGTTTCTCCTCTTGTAATGGAACTTCCGCCTTATAGAATCCCAACGTTAAAGGGAGTGTCGATCCATACCTGGGAAAGAGGCAGGGAATTTCTTAAAAAAGCAGGAACTATAATTTTTGCTGGCGTTATTTTAATATGGTTACTTGCAAGTTTTCCTATGTCTTCTGAATATGCAAGTGAAACAACCTTAATTGGTTTTGTCGGAAAATTTTTTGCTCCCCTTTTTAGACCTGCAGGATTTCCATTCTGGCAAGCAGCAGTTGCTCTACTCTTTGGGATAATTGCAAAGGAAATAGTTGTTGGAACATTTGGAACACTTTTTGGTGGAGAAGGAGCTCTCTCTGCTTCTCTTCTAAAATACTTTACACCACTTTCAGCATATTC contains:
- a CDS encoding aldehyde ferredoxin oxidoreductase family protein → MLFGRLLQVDLSNKSFNEIRIEEDVIKKFLGAKGLGAYLLYTMLQPHTDPLSPANLLMFLNGPLTGTPFPTSGRTTVVTKSPLTGLFLDCHAGGFFGPELKRAGFDGIILKGRSEKPVYLWINDDNVEFRDAEEMWGLTVSETIDEIRGETDNKTHIASIGPAGENLVKIASIAIDKDSDPWRAGIAARGGPGAVMGSKNLKAIAVKGSRKIDVYDEDKFKEISAEMTKRITENTFVHTRRVLGTSYWIDPMNRMGILPTRNFQAGYIENGYGISGSNLRYYVKRDVSCYNCPIICGKVVEIDEKAVKVEYEDIALLGSDNGIKDILDVSKALILCNELGLDAISTGGIVAFGMECKGKGILADAPKFGDAEGQRKLIKDIAYRNGIGDLLADGTRKAAEKIGQNSEKFAIHVKGMELPGYEPRSSWGMAIAYATSDRGGCHQRAWTVRPEIDGILKRFSIQGVAQFVKDVQDERAAAFSIILCDFAPLGVEDCLAGLKYSIGIDLTEEEYIEIGERIWNLTRLFNIREADVSRKDDTLPPRMFEESLPMPPNGEKRISLLRDAFDTMLTEYYFIRGWNENGIPTQEKLDELGLNKI
- a CDS encoding homoserine dehydrogenase → MKCKIGIIGLGNVGLGLVRILHNKRKELKGKYGFNFEITAISDLVKGSVYDESGLDLATVLDLIGKEGNLKNYPSGIRNLNSMRTIRKTNTNLIVEATLTNTRTGEPGLTHIKTALSNKKNVVTTNKGPIALHYQELKKLADENEVYLRFEGTVLSGTPALNLVLESLAGCDVSRIQGIVNGTTNFILTKMEEGKRYEVALVEAQKLGYAETDPTADVEGWDAAVKTVIMADVVMGENINVRDVERVGITGITLSDVKKAKENNRRIKLIAEVEKKNYIVNAKVLPREVPLTHPLANVMGAINALTFTTDHLGDVTIIGPGAGRIETGQALLTDILALNRILHKY
- a CDS encoding DUF1611 domain-containing protein yields the protein MDKNAIIFCEGFFGELDGKTANGLVRYSGTYKIVGVIDSTKEGADAGEYLDGKKNGILIYKSIEDAISKIKEPVNYFIYGIAPGNARLPKEHRGIILDAIRHHLNIVSGLMDFFTEDRAMMKEARAYGVKIFDIRKPPTKRKMHLFTGKIFDVKTPIVAVLGTDTAIGKRTTAIYLKEELKARGINAVFITTGQTGIVQGAKYGRALDAIPGEFIIGEVEHAVVQAYENEHPDIILVEGQSSLSHPAFLSSFAILKGACPKAIILQHAPKRKVYCDYPFLSIPDLQKEINLIKKLSKAGVIAITLNHEKMTDEEMDRAVKNYEAKYQLPTADVLKHGGDKIIKAIVDTFPSLSAKL
- a CDS encoding FeoC-like transcriptional regulator; translation: MYEVILALAKREGVISLKKLVRKAGISRNETIKALNFWSSKGKLSYVSELKFNSNSCVSCILRNTCKFKEVKKWNTH
- a CDS encoding metal-dependent transcriptional regulator, giving the protein MEYALSESLEDYLLGIFVVSKQNKVVRLKDIAKERQVKLPSVVNALKELSEKGLISHEKYSYVTFTDKGLNEAKKLYDRHKTVFKFLHQILGVNEIIAEKDAHKMEHDLTSSTLGLLTKFTEFMEMSSKMGESRFPEQFKYFMETGKFPEIKYKEGEVMKKIKEKPLSELKKGEGGKIVRIKSGIGSLKSRLLDMGAVPGTVVRIKKVAPLGDPIDILILGYHLSLRKEEAEKIIVQEI
- a CDS encoding FeoA family protein, with product MMPLLFGKSGEEFEVTTIQGGRGFLKKLMEMGIYPGIKVRIILNVGNGPIIIGLHDTRIALGKGMAAKIIVRKLH
- the feoB gene encoding ferrous iron transport protein B, producing MTNALIAKGKTINVALAGNPNAGKSTIFNALTGGRAHVGNWPGVTVEKKEGRFKYKEYEFLVTDLPGTYSLTAYSIDERIARDYVIKEKLDVVVSVTDSTNLERNLYLLVSFLELGVNSVLDLNMADILEQRKVRVNTKKMEELLEIPVVMTSATKKAGLNELKEMIIRSRNRKIQPLRIDYGKEIEGAIKRVKESLSGINSPYPTRFLSIKLLEGDIEIIKEVRELGYERSVEVAMHEGSRLEIGFGYDLETEIIERRYGFIESIIRQCVRRVPTIEEKLTVSDKIDGIVTNKWLGIPIFAFLLWATFQLTFTVGGIFADFIDTFFGWLAESSAIWLASIDAPGWLSSLVGDGIISGVGAVFVFLPTILILFAFLSFLEDVGYMSRAAFVMDKAMHAIGLPGKSFIPMILGFGCNVPAIMSARTISSEKDRLLTILINPFISCSARLPVYVMFTGIFFKTNQGIVVFSLYILGIVVAVFSAKLFKSTIPKLKGPVSPLVMELPPYRIPTLKGVSIHTWERGREFLKKAGTIIFAGVILIWLLASFPMSSEYASETTLIGFVGKFFAPLFRPAGFPFWQAAVALLFGIIAKEIVVGTFGTLFGGEGALSASLLKYFTPLSAYSFMVMSLLYIPCIAAIGVIYRETNSWKWTTFITVYSLVIGWVVATAVYQLGSLFI